One genomic region from Aquificaceae bacterium encodes:
- a CDS encoding histone deacetylase, whose product MKTGFVYDPIYLEHHWKGHPENKDRLIAIIQELERRGLLRELVHINPRRASAMEVSLNHDPAYVQEVADFCAGGGGYLDPDTYTVPASYDVALYAVGGVLEGIDRLLNKEVDAVFCAIRPPGHHAEYAKAMGFCLFNNIAIGAHYLLQKGFERVFIVDFDAHHGNGTQRSFYEDNRVFYFSSHQYPFYPGTGSSQEKGAGKGYGFTHNEPLPAGAGDKEFDRIYGEVFPKLFYEYSPQFLLVSAGYDAHKDDPLTYLNLSTEGFGRLVNHLIENAKRFSIPILFALEGGYNLKALSECVSLTIQKLLEA is encoded by the coding sequence ACAAGGACAGACTAATAGCCATAATACAAGAGCTTGAGAGAAGAGGGCTTTTAAGGGAGCTTGTTCACATAAACCCCAGAAGAGCATCCGCCATGGAAGTCTCCCTAAACCATGACCCTGCATACGTTCAAGAGGTAGCAGACTTTTGCGCAGGAGGTGGTGGATACCTTGACCCAGATACTTACACAGTTCCTGCTTCTTACGATGTAGCACTTTATGCGGTGGGTGGAGTGCTTGAAGGCATAGACAGGCTTTTGAATAAAGAGGTAGATGCGGTCTTTTGTGCAATAAGACCTCCGGGACATCATGCAGAATATGCCAAGGCTATGGGCTTTTGCCTTTTTAACAATATTGCCATAGGCGCACACTACCTTCTCCAGAAGGGCTTTGAAAGGGTTTTTATAGTGGATTTTGATGCCCACCATGGAAATGGCACTCAAAGGAGCTTTTACGAAGATAACAGGGTTTTCTACTTTTCTTCTCATCAATATCCCTTCTACCCTGGCACAGGCTCTTCTCAAGAAAAGGGTGCAGGCAAGGGTTATGGCTTTACTCACAACGAACCTCTTCCTGCAGGCGCTGGAGACAAGGAGTTTGATAGGATATACGGTGAAGTTTTCCCTAAGCTATTTTACGAATACTCCCCTCAGTTTCTTCTTGTCTCCGCAGGCTACGATGCTCACAAGGATGACCCGCTAACATACCTTAACCTTTCCACAGAGGGTTTTGGAAGGCTTGTAAACCATCTCATTGAAAATGCTAAGAGGTTTTCCATACCCATCCTCTTTGCTCTTGAGGGAGGCTACAATCTAAAAGCACTCTCAGAATGCGTAAGCCTTACTATACAAAAGCTCTTGGAGGCTTAA